DNA from Leptolyngbya iicbica LK:
CGTGATGAATTTGGAGGGCTCCATTTTTGAATGGCACAACCAAGGTCAGCCGCTGGTAGTAGATGGCAAGCCAACTCAGGCCGTCCATCCTTACAACCGCACCTGGGGTCTGTTGTTAGCGTCGCCAGAATAAGCCTGCCAGAGAGGCAAATCTTCGGGACGATCAATATCCGAGAGGACATCGAGCAATGTCACAGAGAGTCCATGATGGGTGGCGATCGCCATCGTCTCGGCCAATACGCAACTTTGCCCCCAGCTAATGTCGACAAACAAAGAGGGCTGCGGCTGCCGCAACCCGATCAAGTAATAGCCCCCATCATGGGCCGGGCCGAGCACCACATCATGGTGCTGTAGAGCGGCGACGGCCTGGGTGATCTGCCCTTCGCCGACATCGGGGCAGTCACTCCCGATGATTAAAATGGGCTGTTGTCCGGCACGAAAGCCTTGCCAAAAAGCGCGGTGCAGTCTAGCGCCTAAATGGCCTGGGCCTTGAGGCTTGAAGGTCAGATCGTCGCCCAGCCAATCGTGCATCTGGGCCAACGACCCATCAGCAAAATGGATTTCTAACGCGATTGAGGCGCGATCGCAAATGACTCGCAAGCGATCGACCAAAAGTTCAGTCATACACCGCTGGACCTGTGC
Protein-coding regions in this window:
- a CDS encoding TIGR04282 family arsenosugar biosynthesis glycosyltransferase; protein product: MTIAPAVATLIMVTRFPHPGRTKTRLIPALGAEGAAQVQRCMTELLVDRLRVICDRASIALEIHFADGSLAQMHDWLGDDLTFKPQGPGHLGARLHRAFWQGFRAGQQPILIIGSDCPDVGEGQITQAVAALQHHDVVLGPAHDGGYYLIGLRQPQPSLFVDISWGQSCVLAETMAIATHHGLSVTLLDVLSDIDRPEDLPLWQAYSGDANNRPQVRL